From the Macaca nemestrina isolate mMacNem1 chromosome 7, mMacNem.hap1, whole genome shotgun sequence genome, the window CTGGTTTCAGActcatcaagtgatcctcccgcgttgacctcccaaaatgctgggattacaggcatgagccactgcgcccagccactcaTTTAATCCAGCTTTTAATTTAATTGAAGGGTCTAGCTTGAGAAATTCTTTAGGTCAAGATAttctccaatattttcttcttaatttgaaAAGGATCGGAGATTCATCATTTCTATTGGATGCCACTTCTGCCAGAAGTCTCCCAGGATCCCCGCCTCGCCAGCCACCACGTGCTGTTTCCATCTCAAATGCCTCTGGGCctggttctgctcttcatcaCTCAGCTCCCTCCTAGACGCGtccttttaatttccatgtgGCCAGAAGTTGTGAAGTGTGATACCAATGAGTGGTTACCAGTGAAGTACTATAGTACCATTTTTTTTccacaagattaaaaaaaaatcagcaatggACGCTCAAGACTGTCCCAATGTCACCCTCTTTTTCTAGCATTTCAAAATgccagaggctgggtgtggtggttcacacctgtaatcccaacactttgggatgctgaagcagaaggatcatttcagcccaggagttcaagaccagcttgggcagcgtggcaagacctcatctcttcaaaaagtttttttttttttttttttttttggagacggagtctcgctctgtcgcccaggctggagtgcagtggccggatctcagctcactgcaagctccgcctcccgggttcacgccattctcctgcctcagcctcccgagtagctgggactacaggcgcccgccacctcgcccggctagttttttgtattttttagtagagacggggtttcaccgtgttagccaggatagtctcgatctcctgacctcgtgatccacccgtctcggcctcccaaagtgctgggattacaggcttgagccaccgtgcctggcctcaaaaagtttttaagaaaaaattagccaggcgtggtggcatgcacctgtagtcccagctatctgggagtcTGAAATGGGTGCCGCCTGAGcccagtttgaggctgcagtgagctataattgtgccactgcactccagcctgcatgacacagcaagacaatgtctcaaaaacaaaaccaaaccacatatatatgtatgtatacacacacacacaaaataaaaaacgCCAGATAGGAAACCCTGCTAGCCTGACTTCACGTGGTTACCTAAACAGGTGTCGTCAGTACGTTGTCAAGGATGGCAGAGGCAATTACCAGTCCACACAAGGCCTGCCTCTCTGCACATCTTCAGAGTATGCCCAGAGGAGTGTGCATCATGGTAGAGAAAGGCTCTGGGGATAGGCCTGAGCTCCACTGGCAGTGCCCCAGGGTTCCATGCCCAGCAGGTCGCCTGGCATCACCTTTCTAGAAAAGCTTCTAAGCCCATGCCCTGGTGAAAATACATCCTGATTCTTAGAGGATGGCCCCCAAATCCATTAATCCTGGCCCCACCTTTTCCCaattcccctcccctccacccactGACCCAAGGCACCAGCCATAGTTCCCCAATGCCAGGTCCTTTGATGCCACTGCATCTCCGTATGTattcatatgtatgtatgcatgcatgtattcCTCTGCAAGAATTGCTCGTCTCCAAGTGCAAACTCTGACTCTTCCAGCTTTAACGTTACCACCTGTGGGAAGCCTTCCAGAAGTTCTGTGGCTGCTGCAGCTTCTGTCTTCCACCAGTGGTAGCCTGCTGTTCAGTCCCAGTGATGCTGTAGTCTAAAGAATCCATCTCCGTCTAGATAACCCTGTGGGTCCTCCCTTATCGTCTGACCCAGCAGGAGCTCAACAGGGGCTCAATCAAGGTGACCCGCTGGCCCTGTGCCTGCCAGGACACTGATGTGACATCACTGGAGTCAGTTCTGATGATAAGGTAATGCCGGAGAACCCTGCTAACACAGAAGGTAAGCTGAGAGTGAGCTCAGTGAGCCTTCCCTTTGAAGAAGGGGTGAGTGAATGGGAGAAGATTCAGGACAAATCAAGGGGTCAGGAGTAGTTCACTCAGTCCCCTTTCACTCTGAAGAAGCTCACCTATCCCCAGTACTGTCCACTGGAAGGGCCACTCAAAGCAACTGAGAGAGACCTGCTTGTGAAGAGGTAGAGGTTTATTGAAATATAAACATTCGAGAACATGTAAGATAGAAAATAACCACAACATATACAGACACTTGCTGCAGGAGGACATCTGAGGTATTTATTCACTGCCTAGGCTACCCATGTGCTATCACATTTTTCTGGTTAGAATACACATAagatggggagcagggaggggacagagctgCCCTGGCTGATGGCACCTTCAGGGAAAGCTCTGCTTGGGCCAAGGCCCCACTCCTGGGGGTACCTGCTGGCACCCCCCATCACGCTCTGGGTGAGACCCTGCTGTTGTCCTTGAGGGCAGTGAGGGTCCACTCCAACGGTGTGGCCAGGCGAGCTGCCTGGGGAAAGCGAGAGGATCCAGTGACCAGAAGGACACAGTGTGTTGTCCCTGCATCCTCTGGGTGGGAAGAGTCCATCCTTTGTGACCAAACCCCTGAGAAAGACATACTGGCCAAATGTCTGAGACACCTTCACATGGGCCCAGTGCCAGCCAACTGGGCTCCTCACTGGCACCAGGTCCCAGATGCCCTTCTCTGCCCACACCCTGCAGGCTGAGGCTAGACGAGGTCAGCCCCCGGGAAAtggggggcgtgtgtgtgtgagtgtgggagtgggGGTGACCGTGTGTGGAGGGCTGAGAGAAGACGCAGTTGAGCAGAGCTGCAGCTTACCAGGCTGAGGTATCTGTGTGTGCCCAAGCTTTTGATTCCCTTTCCTCTCCTACACAGGACTGAATGCAAGCTGcgccgccacacacacacacgccatgTGTGGTGTCTCCCACTGCCACAGCCCCATGTCCCAGTGGTGGTCTGCTGAACATTCCAGGGCTTCCTCGACTGAAGTGAGCCGCACATAAGAACTGCCTTTTCTTTATAGCACAGGAGCTGCCTGCTCCCGCCCAGGGTTCAGGAGGAGCTGTGGAGTTCTTCATCTCCTCATACCCTGGGGCGGCTCAACCTCTGGCAAAGTCAGCAAGGACCCCAGCCTGCCTGTGCCCTGAGCTGGGAATGCTGAGTGATGGGGAGATGTCCTGCTGCCTCCCTGgtcagctgggggtgggggtgtggcaGAAAACGGTCTTCAGAACTGGTGTGGTTTCAGGGCCCAACCAGCGTGAGAGAGGGCCTCTCCACTCCACCTCCCCGCCCCCGCGATCCCTGAGTCATCtcccctgcctgcctccaccCGCCTCCTCACTGGGCTTGAGGGAAGGGCCAGAGGGGCCGGGGTACCCAATCACTTGCTTGACTTTGGGGGtgatctgttttcatttctttggtgctacaacaacaataaaaattttaaaataaaaaaacaaaagtcagcaAAACACATATAAAAAAGATTTCAGAGATGCAAATACTTCCTGAAGACTCAAACATCAACAATTACAAATCTGAGGTATTTCAATGAACCTGACAGCGGCACATGTGGGGACGGTGAGGCCAAGATGGCCCCATAAGAAACAGAAGAGGGCTGGGGAAAGGATGAGTGGGCTGTTCTTGGGAGAGCAGGCCGATAAGGGCAAGTGGGGAGCATGAGGTTTGGGGGGTCAGAGAAGGGTCCGTGTGAAGCAGGTGCCAGGGCTGGGCAGCCCCAAGGTTCTGCCTTCTCATCAGCAGATGCCCTGTGGGCCCTGGCCCTCAACTGCCCTCACAGCCTCTTCCTTCAGATCATTAGAAGGGGGATCTGGGACCCTGAGGACTGATTCAAGACTTGCGTTTGAGGGACCCATACCCCAGGAACCTAACAGTAGGCAAGGTGGTCTGGAAGGGCCCCATCCCATGCTCAGCAGAGAAGCATGAAGGCATGCTCTTGGCTCCTAGCAGCCCCACATGGGACTTAAAAACAGGGGAAGAGACTAGTGGCCCTGgggtcatggcagaaggcaggggcagggaaatAAATTAAAGGGGAAGGGAAATGGAGGGCCTCCAGCCCTGTGTCGGCTGACAGATTGTCAATACACTGTGCCCCGAGCTGGGAGGTGGCTGGGGAACCCTGGAGGAAGCTGGACACCCACAGACCCCCACCCAGTTCTCCAGGACATTCCCTGATTGGACAACGCTGTCTGTCCTGCCCCTCTagcctctccctgcccccagagTACAGCAGGACCTGAATGGAACCTGGACAGACGGGCACATCCAAACTCTCAATGTCTGGCCAAATGGTGCTCGTCGACGTGGGCTCCGTGAGATGAGGTAAATTCTGTGCATCAACTTCCTTCACTCTTGACAGGAGAGTGGCAAGTGGGAAGCTGGGTCCTGCCCATCAGAGGGACCAGCTGGTGGAGGGCTCTGCGCTGGGGGTGCCCCGGGATGAGGTAGGACTTGGTGAGCAGtgagagctgctgctgctgctggcgcTGCTGCCGAGGCTCTGGGGAGCAGACCCCGCGATGAGGTGGACCACAGGCTTCTGGGCAAACAGCACACCTTGGTGGGGGGAAGAGAAGCAAGTGTGGGCAGAGGAAGAGCGAAGGGGCGGGCCAGCTCCTTTCAGTAAGTATTCACTGCTGGCCTAGCCCTGTGCCTGACTCCGCTGTAGACACTGCATTAGGGGGTGATGGGAGAAGATTTACAAATGCTGTCCTGCCTTGAAGTGCTgatgggctggggagggggacaGATAGGTTGTCAGAGTAATTTTGCTAAAATGTCATAAATGCTCTGAGACAGGTGTACCCAGGGTACACAAAGAGGAACAGCaagtccaggtgcggtggctcacaactataatcccagcactttggaacgctgaggcgggagaatagctcaaggccaggagtttgagaccacactgGGCAATACAGgaagacccttgtctctacagaaaaaaaaaaaatttttttttttttttgagatggaggttcgctctgtcacccaggccagagtgcagtggcgcgatctcggctcactgcaagctccacctccggggttcacgccattctcctgcctcagcctctggagtagctgggactacaggcacctgccaccacacccggctaattatttgtatttttagtagagacggggtttcaccgtgttagccaggatggtctcgatctcctgacctcgtgatccaccggtctcagcctcccaaagtgctgggattacaggcgtgggccaccacgcccgtttttgtttttttttttttctgagatggagtctcgctctgtcgcccaggctggagtgtagtcgtgtgtctcggctcactgcaacctccacctcccgggttcatgccattctcctgccacagggtcctgggtagctgagactacaggcgcccgccaccacgcctggctaattttttgtatttttagtagagacggggtttcactgtgtgttagccaggatggtctcgatctcctgacttcgtgatccgcccgcctcggcctcccaaaatgctgggattacaggtgtgagacaccacgcccgaCAATGCTGTGCTTAACAAGTGTCAGGTGGGCTTGTTCCCAAGCTCATCCGTAAACCAATGAAATGGGAATGGGAAAGGGACTGCTGTTTTTATGAATACtaagttgtttctttctttcttttttttttttattattattattattattttttttgagacggagtctcgcgctgtgtcacccaggctggagtgcagtggcgcgatctcggctcactgcaagctccgcctcccaggttcacgccattctcctgcctcagcctccgagtagctgggactacaggtgcccgccaccacgcccggctagttttttgtatttttagtagagacggggtttcaccatgttagccaggatggtctcgatctcctgacctcgtgatccacccgcctcggcctcccaaagtgctgggattacaggcttgagccaccgcgcccgtcttttttttgagacaaggtcttgctttgtcactcaggctggaatcaTGGCTCAATcatttgtcactcaggctggaatcatggctcactgcagcctcgacctcctgggctcaagtgatcctcctgcctcagcctcccaagtagctgggaccacagatgtgcaccactatgcccggctaatttttttttgtattttgtagatttgggattttgctatgttgctcaggttgatcttaaactcctaggctcaagtgatcctcttgccttagcctcccaaagtgcaaagattacaggcatgagccaccatgcccagtcatgaATACTAAGTTAAACCCTTGGAAAGACTCTGTAAAGGTGCGAAATCTACCAACCAACAAAACACTGTTGCCAAATTAGGTTTAGGAAGAGATAACTATAAAAGACTGGGGGGCGGGGACCTTAACAATGTAAGCTGATTCTGCTATACCGGGGTTCCTTTGCCTGTGTCTCAGTctgcaaaaggaagaaaagagctGAACCAGTCAGAGAAAGGCTGTGCATGAGAAGACCGGGGGATTGTGGGACACTGACTGACTGCTTCCATTAACGAGCCAACCACTGGTCTAAAAGGGTTAGGTGAAAGATTTCTGCCAAAGTGGGAGGGACCTACCATCCTGTTAACAATCCACAGTCTCTACGCGTCCAGGGGACCACCTAACCTTTGCAACTCTGATACCAGGAAAAAGGAAGCCATCGTGGGAGGTGTTCAGACAGAGGGCAAGAGGCAGGGTCAGCCACAGAGCTGCGCTGGGGCTGGCTGCAGCCACGTGGGCCTCCCCCAGAGCTCCAGGGCCTCACCTGCGTAGGTGGTACCATCGATGTCCACGGACATGTTAATGCTCCCAATGCTACTCGTGGTCAGGTTCAGTGCTGCAGCCGAGGCCTCTGCTCTGTCTTCTGCTGGGGACAGGGAGACAGTGGGCCTGGTCAAGCCTTCCACAGCACTCCAGCACTCCGGCTGTCCTCTCTGATGCTGCCTGGCCCCCCCTGGTCAAAGCCTCACGCTGTCAGAAGGCACCTATGTAACCTTCTCCTGAGTGTAGGGTATGGCAGGAGATCCCAGTCTCGCTAACCTCCTGTCGCTGGCTTTTTCCACTGACACAGTTCATCTCCCCAATTCCCTCTGCTCCCAGAGCAAAGGAATCACAGCAGGCAAGGAGGCTGACCCCAGCCCACCACTCTGCACTGGTACTTTCCACGTGATGGGCAAACCCCGAGCTACACTACACACCAGGCCCAGGAAATCAGAGATCAACGAGACCCAGCCCCAACTTTGAGGACCCACCTTGCCCCTTCTTTCCTTTGACTGAGTCCCTCAAAGAGATGAGTCTATGTCCTCAGCCCCTCCCTTCCATGaccacctgggcagctggcgTTTGTAGAAGGCTGCAAGTGCTGGCACACACGGCCTCTGCCTGGCTCACCCCAGACTCAGAATTCTTCCCAGTGAGCTGTCTTTTCTAACAGCCCTTTGCTTTGTGTAGGAGCAGGGCACCTGGCCCTGGGTGAGCTGTTACCTCTCAGTTTCTTTCTGCTCCCCAGGGGCAATGGAGTAGGGAGGGGTGGCCTGGGAATATGTACAGCTCCCTTCACACCTGGCTCCTTCCCACACATCTCATTCATGTTTGCTTTGAGATAGCATCAGGACCAGAATGGGAAAGAATGTGTGTGAATGGGAAAGGGGGCTTGTGGCTTGGGGAAGAGAATGTGGGGCACTAGAACGATgtgaagaggaagggaaaggatgtCAATTATGCTGCCAAACTTGtgtttcctccttctctttataTTCCTGAGTCCCGCTGTCTAGCCCGGGGCAACCTGGCCCCTCGCTGAGCCTCAGGAACATGGGGTATCTTCCTCCCCGACCTGCAGAGGGTGCCCTGCTCTTGCCTACATCCAGTGAGGTGCTGGGGTAAAGGCTGGTGGGGAAACGCTGCAGCTCTCTGAAGGCCTTTGGCTCCTCCTCTGTGAATAACTGCTTTTCCCTCTTATTAGAGAACAGAGCACCGCCTGAGGCAACATGTGGTCCCCTCTACTAAACAACCTCAGCTTGGTGAACTGAGATCTCAGTGCCTCTCTTCTGGGGGCCTAGAAGGCAGAACCTGGAGGGGCCTCTTCCAGGTCAGGAGTATGTGCCTCACCACCCCTGCCCCCAGTCTCAGGAGGCGTGAATGGGCGTAGGGTTTCCCAGTAAGGGAAGGCTCTGCCCTGAGCCTGGCTCACCCCTGCCGTTGATCCTAATCTTCATGGGGAGCTGTCGTGCCATGGTGAAAAAGTTGCGCTGGAAGGCCTGCTGCACCAGGCGCTGCTCCTCCTCGGACAGCCTCGACGCCTTCTTCTCAGCAGGCTCCCCTGACTCCAGCCGCTCCCTCAGCTGCTCCAGCGCGGCGGTCCGAGTACCAGCCTGCTGGTTTGCCAAGGTCACAGGCACAGCCAGGCGATTTGGCACAGGCACTGTTGTCACTGGGGCTCCATCACCTGCGAAAGAACTGGAGCTGGACCAATCCACAATTGACCCTCTTGCCCAAAAACCCCAGTCTTGAACACAGGGAAACTGgcatcccttcctccctttcttccttctcccccagAAGCCCTACTGACCTTTCCTGAGAGTGGTTGCTGGGGATATCCGAGGGCTACTGGTATTGCTGCCACTGCTGGAGCCAAGCCCAAGGATGGGAAAGCGGATcttgggtggggagaggagggcaggggccccggcagcagcagcagcagcagtagccgCAGCAGGTGAGTAGCCAAAGAGGGAGGAGCTGTAGCTGGGCCGCCGGCCCTCCCTGCGGTTGCCATCAATGGCTGCCTGGAGCTCGGCTGGGGAACTCAAGGCTTTCTTCTCACACTCATAGGCATACAGATACTTCATGTACCTGGAGGAAAGGAAGCAAGCAGGAAGAATAATCCAAAACAGCACCAGAGATCACCCAGTTGAGGTTGGTGGGTCTCTGGAAGCAGTCTCTGCTAGCCAGGACTCTAGGGCAAAGGATCGCAACCTTGGTGTACTTGGCAGAAAAGTCTGGGACGGCTGGAcactctgccccagcctcctctaACTGCCACTCAATCCTAAATAGGCTCTACTTTGAAGGACCATTCATTAGGGGAAATAAATAACATCTTAGTTGGTGTTTCACATTTGTTTTGGTGCTTTTTTAGTGCCCTGGGAAAAATTAGGCCCATGTTTTACAAGGGCTTTCTGGCTTCTTGATCTTATTCAGAGCTGGGCTAGTCAGATAGGAGCAATTCTTCCTATTGTGCATGGGACCTAGACACTGTCATTCTTTGTGTCTTAGGTCCCAAGAAGCAGTTCTCTACCCAGGAACCTCGCCATTCTGGTTGTAGCTACACCATGCTACCTAACTGATGTCAGCTGTACATTGCATACTCTTCACAGAACAACTTCCAGAGTGTTCCAGAAGAACAGACTCCTCTCTGGCCCTCATTCTTCAGTGCTACTATTGGTTTCACCGCTTCCATCACCCATGTAATTAACTCAAATGCTGACAAAACCAGATCACCAATCCAAGGgggccttcctgcctgcctttctcTGGGTCCTCTGCCACTGGGTAAGCTGAATGTCAGGTAAGAGGAGCCACTGGGGTGGAGATGCTGTTTGGAAGACAATGTCCTGGAAGGGGCACAGGTCTTAGAGACAGAAGCTCAGGTCTGAatctcagctctaccacttactggcTGGTATGGCCTTAGCCAAATTATTTAACCCTGGAGACTTCATTTTTGTAATGTGGAAAATGGGGGCATACCTACTTTACAGGGTTGACTGTGAGGTTTAAATGAAATAGTAAAGTACCAGCACAGAGTAGACACTTGGTAAATGGCGGTTCTCATCACTACTTGGTTTAGTGAGGGATtaatctcagaaagcttcccacTGTTTCGGGAATCCACTCATCTTGCTAACTATACAaaggaatttccttccttcctctcctctagGTTACAACATCCCCTTTCTTTAGCCTCAGCTTCCTTCCCCCAGGCCCTGGCCACTCACTGGGTCCTGAGGGTGAAGGCGGCGCTGGTGATGGATGTGGGCAGGTTCAGGCCTTTGGTGATCTCCCTCCAGATCTTCTTGTTGATGATCTCCACCAGGCCCCCCTTCTCGGTCACCAGCTTATACAGCATGTATAGGTCCAGGATCTGCTTGGCCATGATGGGGATTCGGTTGATGGGGGTCCCTGTGGTTGTCCGAGAGAAAGAGACAGCGGGATCATCATCAGGCTGAGAAGGATTCCGCGTATGCCCACTTTAACTGAGCTGGAAACAATGCTCATGAATCTGTTTGGAAGTGTAGTTTAACTCAAACTCCCCAAGCCTGAAGACTCAGACTAGCTGTCAGGACAGGTCCAATGCACAGGCTATGTGGGCCTTTGGCAAAGCACTTAGACTCTCTGGTTCTGTTTTGCCGTCTGTAAATAAGAGGGCCAGACTAGATGATTTCAAAGGTGCTTGTTttttagtttgtg encodes:
- the LOC105490954 gene encoding AT-rich interactive domain-containing protein 3B isoform X2; its protein translation is MEPLQQQQQQQQQQQQQQQQQQQQQQQKQPHLAPLQMDAREKQGQQMREAQFLYAQKMVTQPTLISATPGRPSGSTPLGPLARVPPTTAVAQVFERGNVNSEPEEEDGGLEDEDGDDEVAEVAEKETQAASKYFHVQKVARQDPRVAPMSNLLPAPGLPPHGQQAKEDHTKDASKAPPSVSTAGQPNWNLDEQLKQNGGLAWSDDADGGRGREISRDFAKLYELDGDPERKEFLDDLFVFMQKRGTPINRIPIMAKQILDLYMLYKLVTEKGGLVEIINKKIWREITKGLNLPTSITSAAFTLRTQYMKYLYAYECEKKALSSPAELQAAIDGNRREGRRPSYSSSLFGYSPAAATAAAAAAGAPALLSPPKIRFPILGLGSSSGSNTSSPRISPATTLRKGDGAPVTTVPVPNRLAVPVTLANQQAGTRTAALEQLRERLESGEPAEKKASRLSEEEQRLVQQAFQRNFFTMARQLPMKIRINGREDRAEASAAALNLTTSSIGSINMSVDIDGTTYAGVLFAQKPVVHLIAGSAPQSLGSSASSSSSSHCSPSPTSSRGTPSAEPSTSWSL
- the LOC105490954 gene encoding AT-rich interactive domain-containing protein 3B isoform X1, whose amino-acid sequence is MEPLQQQQQQQQQQQQQQQQQQQQQQQKQPHLAPLQMDAREKQGQQMREAQFLYAQKMVTQPTLISATPGRPSGSTPLGPLARVPPTTAVAQVFERGNVNSEPEEEDGGLEDEDGDDEVAEVAEKETQAASKYFHVQKVARQDPRVAPMSNLLPAPGLPPHGQQAKEDHTKDASKAPPSVSTAGQPNWNLDEQLKQNGGLAWSDDADGGRGREISRDFAKLYELDGDPERKEFLDDLFVFMQKRGTPINRIPIMAKQILDLYMLYKLVTEKGGLVEIINKKIWREITKGLNLPTSITSAAFTLRTQYMKYLYAYECEKKALSSPAELQAAIDGNRREGRRPSYSSSLFGYSPAAATAAAAAAGAPALLSPPKIRFPILGLGSSSGSNTSSPRISPATTLRKGDGAPVTTVPVPNRLAVPVTLANQQAGTRTAALEQLRERLESGEPAEKKASRLSEEEQRLVQQAFQRNFFTMARQLPMKIRINGRAEDRAEASAAALNLTTSSIGSINMSVDIDGTTYAGVLFAQKPVVHLIAGSAPQSLGSSASSSSSSHCSPSPTSSRGTPSAEPSTSWSL